In Hippoglossus stenolepis isolate QCI-W04-F060 chromosome 20, HSTE1.2, whole genome shotgun sequence, the following are encoded in one genomic region:
- the si:dkey-1j5.4 gene encoding leucine-rich repeat-containing protein 15 has product MLVILWVAPTVESCPDLCKCSRKSGPEKSEVNCYRTGLLDFPSDLPADAWILKLGENGITDLKADVLRSTPKIESVNLDRNVIDSIHPQAFSGAKQLMLLNLYSNHITSLPPRGFQDLLNLRFLMLGQNQIGVLKAEMFAGLKNLSDLDLPLNALTSLPSNAFKPLTALKVLDLSMNLIQRMSPKAFNGLRQLMFLNLDNNSLKTVPPGAFKPLQSLEMLVLDNNLLFSLRPSSLDGLDNLQELYLRKNNLEHLPPDVFRSMPKLSQLALSGNRLKTVDGNMFTHMPNLKKLHVHDNPWRCDCNLSSLVQWMGQTKATLSPRTALKCLSPPELQNKSLASLKDDQLLCRA; this is encoded by the exons ATGCTGGTGATCCTATGGGTGGCACCGACTGTGGAGAGCTGTCCTGACCTCTGTAAATGCTCCAGGAAGTCTGGTCCAGAAAAGTCAGAGGTCAACTGTTACAGGACGGGTCTTCTGGATTTCCCCTCCGATCTGCCTGCTGACGCTTGGATCCTCAAACTTG GTGAGAATGGTATCACGGACCTGAAGGCTGACGTTCTGAGATCAACTCCAAAGATTGAGAGTGTCAACCTGGACCGAAACGTCATCGATTCCATCCACCCTCAGGCCTTCTCCGGTGCAAAACAACTTATGCTGCTCAATCTTTACAGCAACCACATCACCAGCCTTCCACCGAGGGGATTCCAG GACCTCCTGAACCTCCGCTTCCTCATGTTGGGACAGAACCAGATAGGCGTCCTCAAAGCTGAGATGTTTGCTGGTTTAAAGAACCTGTCAGATCTTGATCTTCCTCTCAATGCGCTCACCTCTCTCCCATCAAATGCCTTCAAGCCTCTCACCGCCCTCAAAGTTCTGGACCTTTCTATGAACCTCATTCAGAGGATGTCTCCCAAGGCCTTCAATGGCCTCAGGCAGCTCATGTTCCTCAACTTGGATAATAACAG TCTGAAGACCGTTCCTCCTGGAGCCTTCAAACCGCTGCAATCTCTGGAGATGTTGGTCCTGGACAACAACCTTCTGTTCTCACTGAGGCCGTCATCTTTGGATGGCCTGGACAACCTACAG GAGCTCTACCTGAGGAAGAACAATCTGGAGCACCTGCCACCTGATGTGTTCAGGAGCATGCCCAAGCTTTCTCAGCTGGCTCTCAGTGGAAACCGCCTGAAGACAGTGGATGGAAACATGTTCACCCATATGCCCA aCCTGAAGAAGCTGCACGTCCATGACAATCCGTGGCGGTGTGACTGTAACCTCAGCTCCTTGGTGCAGTGGATGGGACAGACCAAGGCCACCCTGTCTCCTCGGACTGCCCTGAAATGCTTGAGCCCTCCAGAGCTCCAAAACAAGAGCCTCGCCAGCCTCAAGGACGACCAGCTGCTCTGCCGTGCCTAG